In a genomic window of Thermoproteus tenax Kra 1:
- a CDS encoding helicase C-terminal domain-containing protein, whose translation MQAPPGFGKTRILARLAVRTGAKTVFFVRSHGEALQAHRYISELGGRASLAFGRATLCKYGARTLGDCISLRERGICKVKYKYINKIFYNFEEIYKEKICPYEYFQSISRQGNITILPMSYLESQEYLAGVADLIRESELVIIDEFHNVLLNDLTAERDLPSSAYCDYGLKRCLLMPFLRELIGDRDLFATTASIPEKFSEIFVNFFSLEYINKDNIFYENLIIDIFPIKIRYNNRNKNQIINIIYKIVSKIFNDYKKLIIFIPNKSLLSYYKAKFKHLPVSEVPLGDVPQVILTYYNSPLSEGLNIDVDSAVLIGFPFPNITDKWLKIKINFIEKLGYNGFKYVYLFAAVSSAIQAMGRAMRELDRRVKYIAAIDDRFWHYRNYMPDWFKRTAVLRDAPSL comes from the coding sequence TTGCAGGCTCCCCCAGGTTTCGGCAAAACTCGAATCCTGGCCCGCCTTGCCGTTAGGACTGGGGCAAAAACGGTGTTCTTCGTCCGATCCCATGGGGAGGCTCTACAGGCCCACCGCTATATCTCCGAGCTCGGCGGCCGCGCATCGCTCGCCTTCGGTCGTGCAACCTTGTGTAAATATGGAGCTAGAACTCTGGGCGACTGTATATCTTTAAGGGAGAGGGGCATCTGTAAAGTAAAATATAAATACATAAATAAAATATTTTATAATTTTGAAGAAATATATAAAGAGAAAATATGTCCATATGAATATTTTCAATCTATAAGTAGACAAGGCAATATTACGATATTGCCAATGTCATATTTAGAGAGCCAAGAGTACTTGGCTGGGGTGGCCGACTTAATCAGAGAGAGCGAGCTCGTGATAATAGATGAATTTCACAACGTGCTCCTTAATGATCTGACCGCGGAGAGGGATCTGCCATCAAGCGCCTACTGTGATTATGGGCTGAAGCGGTGCCTCCTGATGCCGTTTCTAAGGGAGCTGATAGGGGATAGAGATCTCTTTGCGACCACAGCGTCTATACCAGAAAAATTTTCAGAGATATTTGTAAATTTCTTTAGTTTAGAATATATAAATAAAGATAATATTTTTTATGAAAATTTAATAATTGATATTTTTCCAATAAAAATAAGATATAATAATAGAAATAAAAATCAAATTATTAATATAATTTATAAAATAGTTTCAAAAATATTCAATGACTATAAAAAATTAATTATATTTATACCTAATAAAAGCCTCTTGAGCTACTATAAGGCCAAGTTCAAGCATCTCCCCGTGTCTGAAGTCCCATTGGGGGATGTTCCCCAAGTGATTTTGACCTACTATAACAGCCCTCTTTCCGAGGGCCTTAATATAGATGTGGATTCAGCCGTCCTAATAGGTTTTCCCTTCCCCAATATAACAGATAAATGGCTTAAAATAAAAATAAATTTTATTGAAAAACTTGGATATAATGGATTTAAATATGTTTATCTTTTCGCTGCTGTCAGCTCCGCAATTCAGGCGATGGGTAGAGCCATGCGCGAGCTAGATAGGCGCGTCAAATACATAGCTGCTATCGATGACAGGTTCTGGCACTACCGCAACTATATGCCCGATTGGTTCAAAAGGACGGCCGTACTGAGGGATGCTCCCAGTTTATGA
- a CDS encoding 30S ribosomal protein S27e gives MPPRFSKILIPQPRSKFLRVRCPDCGNEQVVFSHASMVVRCLVCGRVLVQPTGGKAQIQGNILKVLD, from the coding sequence ATGCCGCCGCGCTTCTCGAAGATCTTGATACCGCAGCCCCGGTCTAAGTTCTTGAGGGTGCGCTGTCCCGACTGCGGAAACGAGCAAGTCGTGTTCAGCCACGCGTCTATGGTGGTCAGATGTCTAGTATGCGGCCGCGTATTGGTTCAGCCCACTGGAGGCAAGGCGCAGATCCAAGGGAATATACTTAAGGTGCTGGATTAG
- a CDS encoding DNA primase small subunit: protein MAEAWLKALFRNHYRRATLSIPNIERREIGMLTMENVVLRHKSFPSIDELRRACISEPPLGLYYSVAYYERPDERDMEAKGWQGADLVFDIDGDHLDTESCRGMQLLNLKCLDDAREEALKLLDALRNELALNGEPVYSGHRGFHVHVRSKEVMDLTSAERRRLVDFLTARNLDLAKLETRVGKRTVKLYQEEPVGSLLRIFRGLHDGNYFIKIDEVVTTDVHRLIRAPGSLNNKTGFITLPLSQSDLERDAEYILNKAIAFTRGEVYVKLKERVGEVLGVRIDREQTVLPLYLAIYLYLQGKAEILDVEGGRRRG from the coding sequence ATGGCGGAGGCTTGGCTCAAGGCTCTGTTCAGGAACCATTATAGGAGGGCCACACTATCTATACCCAATATCGAGAGGAGGGAGATAGGCATGTTGACCATGGAGAACGTGGTGTTGCGACACAAGTCCTTCCCCTCTATAGATGAGCTCAGGAGAGCGTGTATCTCCGAGCCGCCCCTCGGCTTGTACTACTCCGTTGCATACTACGAGAGGCCCGACGAGAGAGACATGGAGGCCAAGGGCTGGCAGGGGGCCGACCTTGTGTTCGATATAGACGGCGACCACCTAGATACGGAGAGCTGTAGAGGGATGCAGCTCTTGAACCTCAAGTGTCTAGACGACGCTCGCGAGGAGGCTTTGAAGCTCCTCGACGCGCTGAGGAACGAGCTGGCGCTCAACGGGGAGCCCGTCTACTCCGGCCACAGAGGCTTTCACGTCCACGTGAGGTCCAAGGAGGTCATGGATCTCACATCGGCCGAGCGGAGGCGCCTAGTTGACTTCCTGACTGCCCGCAACCTCGACCTCGCCAAATTGGAGACCAGAGTTGGTAAGAGGACCGTCAAACTGTATCAAGAGGAGCCTGTGGGGAGTCTGTTACGTATATTTAGAGGACTCCATGACGGGAACTACTTCATCAAAATCGACGAGGTGGTCACCACGGACGTCCACAGACTGATCAGAGCGCCCGGCTCTCTGAACAACAAGACGGGCTTCATAACGCTTCCTCTGTCGCAGTCGGACTTAGAGAGAGACGCCGAATATATACTCAATAAAGCGATAGCGTTCACCAGAGGCGAGGTCTACGTTAAGCTCAAGGAGAGGGTCGGGGAAGTCCTCGGAGTGAGGATAGACAGAGAGCAGACCGTCCTCCCCCTCTACCTAGCTATATACCTATATCTGCAAGGGAAGGCCGAGATCTTGGATGTAGAGGGAGGGCGGCGAAGAGGCTGA
- a CDS encoding 30S ribosomal protein S19e: protein MVSVKDVPADLLIKELAEYLKANVPQVKPPVWSIYVKTGARKDRPPMQEDWWYIRAASIVRRLYLDGPVGLSSLRTYYGYRAKIGSGMRSEKTSKAGGAIIRKILHQLEQAGIAARTRKGRVLTPEGRSLVDRIATKIAKDLVKARPELAKYLAPPKE, encoded by the coding sequence GTGGTTTCAGTTAAAGATGTGCCTGCGGATCTGCTCATAAAAGAGCTCGCGGAGTATCTGAAGGCGAACGTCCCTCAGGTTAAACCGCCTGTCTGGAGTATATATGTTAAAACGGGCGCACGGAAGGATAGGCCTCCCATGCAGGAGGATTGGTGGTACATCAGGGCAGCCTCTATAGTCAGACGTCTGTATTTGGACGGCCCCGTCGGACTCTCCAGCCTCAGGACGTACTACGGATATAGAGCGAAGATAGGCTCCGGGATGAGGAGCGAGAAGACGAGTAAGGCCGGAGGGGCCATAATCAGGAAGATCCTGCACCAGCTTGAGCAAGCAGGCATTGCGGCGCGCACTAGGAAGGGGAGGGTCCTCACGCCTGAGGGGAGATCTCTCGTCGACAGAATTGCGACTAAGATCGCAAAGGACCTCGTCAAGGCCAGGCCAGAGCTCGCTAAGTATCTGGCGCCGCCCAAGGAGTAA
- a CDS encoding 50S ribosomal protein L31e, translating into MAEEVKVLATREYRISLRRAYYAARTRRARRAVALIREFVSRHIKVDPKSVKLDPALNEFVWSRSREKPPRYVDVVVEKRSDGTALVKLKQ; encoded by the coding sequence ATGGCCGAAGAGGTCAAAGTCTTGGCCACAAGGGAGTACAGAATAAGTCTCAGAAGGGCCTACTACGCCGCCCGTACGCGCAGGGCGAGGAGGGCAGTGGCGTTAATCAGAGAGTTTGTATCGAGGCATATCAAGGTGGACCCAAAGAGTGTAAAGCTTGATCCGGCCCTCAACGAGTTCGTCTGGTCGAGGAGCCGGGAGAAGCCGCCTAGATACGTCGACGTAGTTGTGGAGAAGCGTAGCGACGGCACCGCTCTAGTCAAGCTCAAGCAGTAA
- a CDS encoding 50S ribosomal protein L39e yields the protein MARNKALGRKLRLASALKSNRDPPVWVRVKTKNRVTRSPARRNWRRVKLKA from the coding sequence ATGGCCAGAAACAAGGCGTTAGGGAGGAAGCTGAGGCTTGCGTCTGCGTTGAAGTCCAATAGAGACCCGCCGGTCTGGGTCAGAGTCAAGACTAAGAATAGAGTGACGCGATCTCCTGCGAGGAGGAATTGGCGTAGGGTCAAGTTGAAGGCTTAA
- a CDS encoding molybdopterin-dependent oxidoreductase, which yields MPYFSALVVVACTRDCYDTCIFTPKAAGGRLLDLAPTRSFPTLGFTCARGRADVKRLYSSARLKRPLMRRGDQFVEISWERAVQELALRLRAADPQRVLHIDYDGNQGLLTWYYPARLFNAIGASSTDYSICSAEGHSALKLHWGRSWGLLPEELAAARAVVFWGVNALVSFIHGWALTKRARRAAVDVVMTETLKASDLPVVVRPGTDVVLALGIARRIIDAEAYDRRFIERYTYGFDEFKRYVQKFTDQVVEEETGVTRDVLDGLTEIYLSGAKTVIGFALGRTLNGGEAIRAISLIHALLGDPLGFFYSNSGAWEIDFDYLRGYHVGRPSRVVPMGLVGRQIGEFDVVYVWNANPVMTLPQGDRICEAAARGDIFLAVHDIVMSETAQCADLVLPAPTYLEKDDVVYSYWHQLLVYNKAVVEPIGESKPEHWVVREVGKAMGLGDHVLLSEDPWRAVDIALRKTGVSLDLLIRRRVLAMRRGDPLEFPTPTRKLEFYSTQAAKAGLSPLPSYERPSGRPTLVFTSDPKYTNTQFFDEYGEPEPVVYSNPRQAPEGVVCLERDGVAVKVKLRWDPEVPEGVLLARGIFKDLAGRPVSSIVDGTPNPYGGTPRINSTVVAVRNCE from the coding sequence ATGCCATATTTTAGCGCTCTCGTGGTCGTGGCTTGTACGCGCGACTGCTACGACACGTGCATCTTCACCCCCAAGGCCGCGGGCGGAAGGCTGTTGGATCTGGCCCCTACACGCTCCTTCCCCACCCTCGGCTTCACTTGCGCCAGAGGGAGGGCCGACGTCAAAAGGCTGTACTCTAGCGCCAGGCTCAAGCGGCCGTTAATGAGGAGGGGCGACCAGTTCGTCGAAATCAGCTGGGAGAGAGCCGTCCAAGAGCTCGCCCTCAGGCTGAGGGCTGCAGATCCCCAGAGGGTGCTCCACATAGACTACGATGGAAATCAAGGGCTGCTCACATGGTACTATCCCGCTCGTCTGTTCAACGCAATTGGGGCCTCCTCGACGGACTACTCTATATGTAGCGCCGAGGGCCACTCGGCACTTAAGCTACACTGGGGGAGGTCGTGGGGGCTCCTGCCTGAGGAGCTCGCTGCTGCCAGAGCCGTGGTGTTCTGGGGCGTCAACGCGCTCGTGAGCTTCATACACGGGTGGGCCTTGACCAAGAGAGCCAGAAGGGCTGCGGTGGACGTCGTAATGACGGAGACCCTCAAGGCCTCCGATCTGCCGGTCGTAGTAAGGCCGGGGACAGACGTCGTATTGGCGTTGGGGATCGCGCGGAGGATAATAGATGCCGAGGCCTACGACCGACGCTTCATCGAGAGGTACACCTACGGCTTCGACGAATTTAAGAGATACGTCCAGAAGTTCACCGACCAAGTAGTGGAGGAGGAGACTGGCGTTACCAGAGATGTTCTCGATGGACTGACCGAAATATATCTGTCGGGGGCCAAGACGGTCATTGGCTTCGCCTTAGGGAGGACTCTCAACGGCGGCGAGGCGATCCGTGCTATCTCATTGATCCACGCCCTGCTGGGCGATCCCCTGGGCTTTTTCTACTCTAACTCAGGCGCGTGGGAGATCGACTTCGACTACTTGAGGGGGTACCACGTCGGCAGACCCTCGAGGGTTGTGCCCATGGGCTTGGTGGGGAGACAGATAGGGGAGTTCGACGTAGTCTACGTATGGAACGCAAATCCGGTGATGACGTTGCCTCAGGGGGACAGAATATGCGAGGCTGCCGCAAGGGGCGACATCTTCTTGGCTGTGCACGACATAGTTATGAGCGAAACGGCGCAGTGCGCCGACTTAGTGTTGCCGGCCCCCACATATTTAGAGAAGGACGACGTGGTCTACAGCTACTGGCATCAGCTGCTCGTCTACAACAAGGCAGTCGTAGAGCCCATAGGAGAGAGCAAGCCGGAGCATTGGGTGGTCAGAGAGGTCGGCAAAGCCATGGGCTTGGGCGACCATGTCCTCCTCTCGGAGGACCCCTGGCGCGCCGTAGATATCGCCTTGAGGAAGACCGGCGTATCTTTGGACTTGCTCATAAGGAGGAGGGTGCTCGCCATGAGGAGGGGGGATCCCCTCGAGTTTCCGACTCCGACGCGTAAACTCGAGTTTTACAGCACTCAGGCCGCGAAGGCAGGCCTTAGCCCTCTCCCGTCCTATGAGAGGCCGAGCGGCCGGCCGACATTAGTCTTTACCTCAGATCCCAAGTATACGAACACACAGTTCTTCGACGAGTACGGTGAGCCCGAGCCCGTCGTCTACTCCAACCCGAGGCAGGCGCCGGAGGGTGTAGTGTGTCTTGAGCGCGATGGCGTAGCCGTCAAGGTCAAACTGAGGTGGGACCCTGAGGTGCCGGAGGGAGTCTTGTTAGCCAGAGGCATCTTCAAGGACTTGGCGGGAAGGCCCGTGAGCTCTATTGTCGATGGGACTCCCAACCCCTACGGAGGGACTCCCAGGATTAACTCCACTGTGGTCGCCGTTAGGAATTGCGAGTAA
- a CDS encoding acyl-CoA dehydrogenase family protein produces MSLLTQEHELVRKTARDFAEKYVGPIARRMDRENYYPRDILRDAGKLGILTPTVPPEYGGGGGDLRSVVVILEELGRVSGGFSLLVEAYGVLFADALKNFGSAGQKEEVLPKVAAGEKIGAFALSEPCCGSDAAAIQTRAERRGGEWVINGAKMWITNGLYADYYLVAARTGPREARHKAITVFLLRRSSCVEASPIEVMGVRGTGTAELKFNDCSVGEDEIVGELNGGWRVLMHTLDVGRVAISGVALGIARGAFEEALAWARSRELFGKRLVEFQNAQFELAEMLASIETARALTYYAAYLYDVGSPEFLLMSHVAKLQAARLAVDVTRRAVQMEGGYGYSKESKAEMFYRDAKILEIGEGTNEVMKYVIYKLLEKSS; encoded by the coding sequence ATGAGCCTCTTGACCCAAGAGCACGAGCTCGTCAGAAAGACTGCGCGCGATTTTGCCGAGAAGTACGTTGGGCCTATAGCGAGGAGGATGGACAGAGAGAACTACTATCCCCGGGATATATTACGGGACGCCGGAAAGCTCGGCATATTGACCCCGACGGTTCCCCCAGAGTATGGCGGAGGAGGCGGCGATCTGAGGTCCGTCGTTGTTATACTTGAGGAGTTAGGCAGAGTGAGCGGCGGCTTCAGCCTCCTAGTGGAGGCCTACGGCGTGCTTTTCGCGGACGCTCTGAAGAACTTCGGAAGCGCTGGGCAGAAGGAGGAGGTGCTGCCCAAGGTCGCCGCCGGCGAGAAGATCGGCGCCTTCGCTCTCTCCGAGCCGTGTTGCGGCAGCGATGCGGCGGCTATACAGACGAGGGCCGAGAGGAGGGGCGGAGAGTGGGTCATTAACGGCGCAAAGATGTGGATAACCAACGGGCTCTACGCCGACTACTACCTTGTGGCCGCTAGGACTGGCCCAAGGGAGGCGCGGCACAAGGCCATAACGGTCTTCCTCTTGAGGAGGAGCTCTTGTGTGGAGGCCTCGCCTATTGAGGTCATGGGCGTCAGAGGCACGGGGACTGCGGAGCTCAAGTTCAACGACTGCTCTGTGGGCGAGGACGAGATAGTGGGCGAGTTGAATGGAGGGTGGAGGGTCCTCATGCACACGCTCGATGTGGGCAGAGTTGCCATATCGGGAGTTGCGCTGGGGATAGCGAGGGGGGCCTTCGAGGAGGCGCTGGCCTGGGCGAGGAGCAGAGAGCTCTTCGGCAAGAGGCTCGTTGAGTTCCAAAACGCCCAGTTCGAGTTGGCGGAGATGTTGGCCTCCATAGAGACGGCGCGCGCTCTCACGTACTATGCGGCTTATCTCTACGATGTAGGCTCGCCCGAGTTCCTTCTGATGTCCCACGTGGCCAAACTACAGGCCGCCAGGCTCGCTGTAGATGTAACGCGCAGAGCGGTGCAGATGGAGGGAGGATACGGATACAGCAAGGAGAGCAAGGCTGAGATGTTCTATAGAGATGCCAAGATCTTGGAGATAGGGGAGGGTACTAATGAGGTCATGAAGTACGTCATCTATAAACTGCTCGAGAAGAGCTCTTAG
- the pcn gene encoding proliferating cell nuclear antigen (pcna), with the protein MDKYIITYSDAKEWTYIIDAIAVIVEEAGLVFRQDGMALRSLDPSRTAMVDLFIPKEGFEEYPELQSELRIGLNFKDFKKLLRRLKKGDKISFEVEESKLRVKLIGKSTRSITLPYLETPAEELPTPKVVYTAMVKTASDVLDQAMKDADAVADTVKFDVDEEALYIRASSDRGEVEVKLDKGGELVYEFDVKEPASASFTLEYLVDITGKASKVSDIVTIELATAKPISLTFDIPAGGKLAYYVAPHIEQA; encoded by the coding sequence ATGGACAAATACATTATCACCTACAGCGACGCCAAGGAGTGGACCTACATCATCGACGCCATCGCCGTCATAGTGGAGGAGGCCGGCCTCGTCTTCAGACAAGACGGCATGGCTCTAAGATCCTTAGACCCCTCGAGGACCGCCATGGTGGATTTGTTTATACCCAAGGAGGGCTTCGAGGAGTATCCAGAGCTACAGTCCGAGCTCAGAATAGGTCTCAACTTCAAGGACTTCAAGAAGCTGTTGAGGAGGCTCAAGAAGGGCGATAAGATATCATTTGAGGTAGAGGAATCTAAGCTGAGGGTGAAGCTGATAGGCAAGTCCACGCGCTCCATCACTCTGCCGTACCTTGAGACTCCAGCTGAAGAGCTACCTACGCCTAAGGTGGTCTATACTGCGATGGTGAAGACTGCCAGCGATGTGTTAGATCAAGCTATGAAGGACGCGGACGCCGTGGCTGACACAGTGAAATTCGACGTAGACGAGGAGGCCCTCTATATACGGGCCTCCAGCGACAGAGGTGAGGTTGAGGTCAAGCTAGATAAGGGAGGGGAACTTGTGTATGAGTTTGACGTCAAGGAGCCGGCCAGCGCATCGTTCACGTTGGAGTATTTAGTGGACATTACGGGCAAGGCCTCGAAGGTCAGCGACATTGTGACCATAGAGCTGGCGACCGCGAAGCCTATATCGTTGACCTTCGATATACCTGCCGGAGGCAAGCTCGCCTACTACGTGGCGCCCCACATAGAGCAGGCCTAA
- a CDS encoding transcription factor S produces the protein MRFCPKDGSLLMPVRRGETTVLRCPKCGYEEPLNETTKNAYRSRSSIERREALLVADKAFETLPKTKVVCPKCGNEEAYVWMQQTRAADEPPTRFYRCTKCGYTWREYA, from the coding sequence ATGCGGTTCTGTCCCAAGGACGGCTCTCTCCTCATGCCTGTGAGGAGGGGCGAAACGACGGTCTTGAGATGTCCCAAGTGCGGCTACGAGGAGCCCTTGAACGAGACCACTAAGAACGCCTACAGATCCAGAAGCTCCATAGAGAGGAGGGAAGCCCTATTGGTGGCCGACAAGGCCTTTGAGACGCTTCCTAAGACCAAGGTTGTATGCCCCAAGTGCGGCAACGAAGAGGCCTACGTGTGGATGCAACAGACTAGGGCGGCCGACGAGCCTCCCACTAGGTTCTATAGATGTACTAAATGCGGATACACTTGGCGCGAATACGCCTAG
- a CDS encoding 50S ribosomal protein L44e, with the protein MRFPKKVMAYCPRCNAHTEHTVSIYHQGKRRELSEGQRRYNRKLKGYGSSPKPKQKRFAKINKKVALVLTCSKCGYKLHKTLGRMKKVELV; encoded by the coding sequence ATGCGTTTTCCGAAGAAGGTCATGGCGTATTGTCCGCGGTGTAATGCGCATACTGAGCATACGGTATCTATATACCATCAAGGCAAGAGGAGGGAGCTCTCCGAGGGCCAGAGGAGGTACAACAGGAAGCTGAAAGGATACGGCTCCTCGCCCAAGCCTAAGCAGAAAAGGTTCGCAAAGATAAACAAAAAGGTCGCCCTAGTGCTCACATGCTCTAAATGCGGCTATAAGCTCCACAAGACACTAGGCAGAATGAAGAAGGTCGAGCTGGTATAA
- a CDS encoding putative metallopeptidase, giving the protein MPRLIGYERAAKFIAERSGLPHLRRVEVYVVATDARSRAYARIWGLSKALQEALDLGPLYVIELLKEFWRLQCPEKAKVLAHELAHIPTTTSGALRPHNAAFWRDYKALLRASEDACPLIKEADRAGTSSL; this is encoded by the coding sequence ATGCCCCGCCTTATAGGATACGAGAGGGCGGCCAAGTTTATAGCGGAGAGGTCGGGCCTGCCGCATTTGAGACGAGTGGAAGTCTACGTGGTGGCCACCGATGCTAGGTCGAGGGCGTACGCAAGGATCTGGGGGCTCTCCAAGGCGCTCCAAGAGGCTCTCGACTTAGGCCCTCTCTACGTGATAGAGCTCCTCAAGGAGTTCTGGCGCCTCCAATGCCCCGAAAAAGCCAAAGTCCTGGCCCACGAGCTCGCCCACATACCTACTACTACAAGCGGCGCGCTCAGGCCACACAACGCCGCCTTCTGGCGCGACTACAAGGCGCTCCTCAGAGCATCCGAGGATGCCTGCCCTCTAATCAAGGAGGCTGACCGAGCGGGAACTTCCTCTCTCTGA
- a CDS encoding DNA-binding protein, whose amino-acid sequence MAEDSNDEELERLREKKLRELQEQAEARRRAEELAAQRRLALKRILTPEAMARLDNLRIVRPELVEALEQQLLALASSGRVKLPITDEDLKQILAQIYEKSRREYRFRF is encoded by the coding sequence ATGGCTGAGGACAGCAACGACGAGGAGCTGGAGAGACTCCGCGAGAAGAAGTTGAGGGAGCTCCAGGAGCAGGCGGAGGCGCGAAGACGCGCCGAGGAGCTGGCCGCCCAGAGGAGGTTGGCCCTCAAGCGCATCCTCACTCCCGAGGCGATGGCCCGGCTGGACAACCTCAGAATTGTCAGACCGGAGCTCGTGGAGGCGTTGGAGCAACAACTGTTGGCGCTCGCCTCTAGCGGGAGAGTAAAGTTGCCGATTACCGACGAGGATCTCAAACAGATCTTGGCCCAGATCTATGAGAAGAGCCGGAGGGAGTACAGATTTAGGTTTTAG